The nucleotide window GCGTTCGTGAAAGGTCGTTTTACGCCCCACGATCCCTGAAAGCGACCGAAGCTACCCGAAGGTTCGTTTCTTTATATGGGGTCGGGGGCGGTATCAGTAGATGAGCCATGAGCGCAACGACGACGCCCTCCCAGGAAAGCTCGAAGGAGGAACGGCTGCGCGCGTTCCTCGAGCGCAAGGCCACCGACGGCGAGATGTACTTCAAGAGCAAGTTCATCGCGGACGAGGTCGGGCTCTCGCCCAAGGAGATCGGCGCCCTGATGGTCAAGCTGAAAGAGTCCGCGCCGGGACTGGAGATCGAGAAGTGGTCGTACACGAGCGCGACCACCTGGCGCGTCGAGCCCGCCTGAGGACCCGACCCGCACTCCGCTGGTCCCCGTGCGCTTCCTCGGCTGACCGCCGGCGGGTCCCGGTCTTTTAACCGCGTCGGGCGCGAACCACGAGGCGATGGAGCGCAGCGAGTGGCCGACGGCGGGCCCTTCGGCCGCCGACGTCGCGCCGGTTTTCGCGGTCTACGACGTCCGCGAGGATGGCGACCGGCTGGTCTACGTCGGCCAGCCCCGCGCTCCGCCCGGCC belongs to Salinirussus salinus and includes:
- a CDS encoding DUF7123 family protein; protein product: MSATTTPSQESSKEERLRAFLERKATDGEMYFKSKFIADEVGLSPKEIGALMVKLKESAPGLEIEKWSYTSATTWRVEPA